Proteins encoded together in one Triticum dicoccoides isolate Atlit2015 ecotype Zavitan chromosome 7B, WEW_v2.0, whole genome shotgun sequence window:
- the LOC119336466 gene encoding uncharacterized protein LOC119336466, whose protein sequence is MAYEQSRQACPRQVGPLRDPGAPAACVCPHEENSAAAREDSTGILMGWASRRQRWSLPCELAPRLPPPRAWGLGVRDLERTGLALRLRWLWLSRTDDGRAWQGLDLQFSCHERSLFFASTVMAIGNGMKALFWEDRWLNGRSVGELMPLLYNCVPKRRRKVRTVAEGLNGNAWARDIQGVLGLHEIGQYLQLWHLAQQATLRDAPDQLIWKWTTSGIYSAQTCYLATFQGSTHSYSWKLIWKAWAPQRVKFFHWLANLDRCWTADRLARHGLQHHTSCLLCDQAPETMRHLLLDCPFSRQVWHETLAWLRIPAPIPN, encoded by the coding sequence ATGGCTTATGAACAGAGCCGGCAGGCTTGCCCTCGTCAAGTCGGTCCTCTGCGCGATCCCGGTGCACCAGCTGCTTGCGTTTGCCCCCACGAAGAAAACTCTGCGGCAGCTCGAGAAGATTCAACGGGGATTCTTATGGGCTGGGCGAGCCGTCGCCAACGGTGGTCACTGCCATGTGAACTGGCGCCTCGTCTCCCGCCCCCTCGAGCTTGGGGCCTCGGGGTTCGTGATCTCGAGCGCACCGGGCTCGCGCTCAGACTGCGGTGGCTTTGGCTCTCGCGAACTGATGATGGACGCGCCTGGCAAGGGCTGGATCTTCAATTCTCCTGCCATGAGCGCTCCCTGTTCTTTGCCTCCACCGTCATGGCCATTGGGAACGGCATGAAAGCCTTGTTCTGGGAGGACCGTTGGCTCAACGGGCGCTCCGTCGGCGAGCTCATGCCCCTGCTCTACAACTGCGTCCCCAAACGACGGCGCAAGGTGAGAACGGTGGCCGAAGGCCTCAACGGCAACGCTTGGGCCCGTGACATCCAGGGCGTTCTCGGCCTCCACGAGATCGGTCAGTACCTGCAGCTCTGGCACCTCGCGCAGCAGGCCACACTCCGCGATGCCCCCGATCAACTGATCTGGAAGTGGACCACGAGCGGCATCTATTCTGCGCAGACTTGCTACCTGGCCACCTTCCAAGGATCCACGCACTCCTACTCCTGGAAGCTGATCTGGAAGGCATGGGCTCCCCAGAGGGTCAAGTTCTTCCATTGGCTTGCTAACCTGGATCGCTGCTGGACCGCCGACCGTCTAGCCCGCCATGGCCTGCAGCATCATACGAGCTGTCTTCTGTGCGATCAGGCACCTGAAACGATGCGGCACCTCTTGCTTGACTGCCCCTTCTCGAGGCAGGTATGGCACGAGACCCTGGCGTGGCTGCGCATCCCAGCGCCGATCCCTAATTAG